A genomic stretch from Lycium barbarum isolate Lr01 unplaced genomic scaffold, ASM1917538v2 unchr_scaffold_01, whole genome shotgun sequence includes:
- the LOC132625476 gene encoding uncharacterized protein LOC132625476 yields the protein MKGVMRFGKKGKLNPRYIGPYLIIRKIGKVAYELDLPADLGAVHPVFHVSMLRKCIGDPSRIFPSDEIQVTEELSYEEQPIVILDRQVRKLRNKDVASVKVLWRNNNREEMTWEAEEQMKEKYPHLFPVPSDLGQPES from the exons atgaaaggtgttatgcgatttggcaagaaaggaaagctcaatccgagatatattgggccttatctgattattcgcaaaataggcaaggtggcctacgaattggatttgccagctgacttgggagcggttcacccggtattccatgtttccatgcttcgtaagtgtattggtgacccttccagaatttttcctTCAGATGAGatacaggtcacagaggagctatcttacgaggagcagcctatagtcatattggatcgtcaggtgagaaagttgcggaataaagatgtggcttcggttaaagtgctgtggcggaataataaccgcgaagaaatgacctgggaggctgaggagcagatgaaggaAAAGTATCCTCACTTATTCCCAGTACCTTCAG accttgggcagcccgaatcatag